In Pyrenophora tritici-repentis strain M4 chromosome 6, whole genome shotgun sequence, the DNA window ACCAACACCGGACCGCGTCCGCTTCTTGCGCTAATCATGATGGAAGAATCTAGCGTCCTTCGGCCGCTTGCcgtggtggtggtagtggtTGCGACAGCTGTCAGCACCGGCACCACGATTGGATCAGTGTCGGGACGAAGTAAGAGCTAAGAGCCCAGCCATGAAAGAAAGCCCCAAGGACGGTCATGAGGCCTTCAAAACGTTGTCCGGCCCGCGCCTTAGATTGAAAATCACATGGCTACTGCCGGATCGCGGGGACTCCACCTTCAGGATCATGACACTAAGCACCCAAACCCGAGGCACATCAGCTCGCTTACGCCGCCACCGTCATCTAGCCCTTGCGACAATTCTCATTTCCCCTGGAAGCTCCGCATCCTCTAGTCTACCCTAGAGTCAATGCGCGGAGCCAGCGCGCAGTCAGCGCGAAGCCAGCGCTATATACACGGCAGCCAATACCGGAACTGGAAGAGTCGGAATCAATGATTACGACTTTCGGCAGCTTCCTGATTAGGCCTCTGCACCGTTTTCTGTACCCCGCGGACCTGTTTCAACCGTCCACGAGGTATGCTAAGGGCCTACCATCCAGTCCGATGATCACCTAAAAGTAAAATGATCGTCCAGGCACATCTCCATCAGTGGATTCAAGACGGACCGAGGGCTTGTTAACTAGCCTCCGCGACTCCTTTAGCATCATTAACCACGGTGAAGGCGCACCCGAGTCGACGACGGACTCTAGTAAGCACGACTCGGAGCTGAGGGGATCGTGAAGGATTGTCCACAACCCACTTGTGGCACTTCTATAAGTTAAACAGTCGACCCCGTCCAAAGTCAAAGGCATCACACCCTGAGCACCTCAATCACCAGCTCCGGGAAGCATCACCTCGCCAGCATGTTGTTACTCAACCGCCTTGCCACCGTTCTCTTCTCCATCACTTCCGTTGTCAACGCGGCTGATACCGCCGCCTGGAAGTCTCGCAGCATCTACTTCGTCTTGACCGATCGTATTGCTCGCAGCAGTAGTGATGCTGGTGGCAGCGCATGCAGCAACCTCGGCAACTACTGCGGTGGGACGTTCAAAGGTCTTCAAGCCAAGCTTGACTACATTCAAGGACTAGGTTTTGATTCCATCTGGATCACTCCGGTCGTTTCGAGTATGCTCAATATCCATGTATCTGGGGAAGTACATGCTGACAATACACAGACAAGGCTGCTGGATACCATGGCTACTGGGCCGAGGATCTGTACAAAATCAACTCAAACTATGGCACAGCTGCCGACCTGAAGAGCTTGACGGCTGCTGCCCATGCAAAGGGCATGTACGTCATGGTTGATGTTGTTGCTAACCATATGGGCCCGGGTGCTGTTACCGCCAACCAACCCGCACCGCTGAACCTGTCTTCAACTTACCACACTCCCTGCGCTATCGACTACAGCAATCAGAACAGTGTCGAGGTATGCGAAATTGCCGGTCTTCCCGACATCAACACGTCTCTCACCTCGGTCCGCGACACATTCAAGACCTGGATTTCCTACCTTGTCAAGGAGTACAGCTTCGACGGCGTCCGCATCGACACTGTCAAGCACGTTGAGAAGGACTTCTGGCCAGGCTTTGCTGCTGCAGCTGGTGTCTACAGCATCGGCGAAGTATTTGATGGAAACCCAGACTACCTTGCCCAGTACGCCAAGCTCATGCCCGGTCTGCTGAACTATGCGGTTTACTATCCCATGAACAACTTCTATCAGCAGAAGGGCTCATCTCAAGCACTCGTAGATATGATGAACACAGTCAGCAGCACGTTCCCGGATCCTGCGGCACTTGGTACTTTCCTCGACAACCACGACAACAAGCGTTGGTTGGCCGTGAAGAACGACAAAACCCTGCTTACAAACTGTTTGGCTTACGTCATCCTCGCACGTGGTATTCCCATCGTGTACTACGGGACTGAGCAAGGCTACGCTGGTGGCGATGACCCAGCCAACCGAGAGGACCTCTGGCGAAGCAGCTTCAGCACCAACACCGACATGTACCAGAACATTAAGAAGTTGACAGCCGCAAGGAAGTCGGCAGGAGGTCTAGGCGGAAATGACCACGTCCATCTCTATGTGGCCGCCACCGCCTATGCCTGGAGTCGCGCAGGAGGCAACCTTGTCGTCCTTACCACAAACAGCGGAAGCACCTCCAACGCGCAGCACTGCTTCAACACCCAGAAGGCCAACGGCAGATGGATCGACGTATACGGAAGCCAGGGCACAGTGACCGCCGACGGCAGCGGTAACATCTGTGTGAATGTCAAGAACGGCAACCCTGTGGTCCTCCTCGCCTCCTCCGGCACACCCACCACCGGCACTACTCTCACCACACGCACAGCCACTGGCGTTGCCACCGGATGCCCAACCACAGTTTCTGTAACCTTCACTGACCGCGTTGTCACTGTTCCCGGCGACACAATCAAGATGACAGGCAACACCGCTCAGCTGGGTAACTGGACCCCAGCCAACGGACTTACCCTTTCAGCAGCGAGCTACACCTCAAGCAACCCAATCTGGACCATCACAGTACCGTTGGCCGCTGGATCAACCATCCAGTACAAGTTTGCGAAGATTAGCAGCGGAGGCACCACCAGCTGGGAGAACGACCCGAACCGCTCTTACACTGCGCCCAAGTGCCAGGCAAGCGATAGTGTGAACACTACGTTTCAATGATGATATAGACTATGATTTTATGGGTTGATGAAGACAATGGAGATTTTTCACTAGAAGTATAATCATCGCTTTTAACGAATATGAAAGTCTTCACTTGATCAAGATTGCATGTTCTTTGCTGACACAATGAGACTGAACTGAAATCATTTTACGTCATTTCTGCCAGGCCTTGTGGTTTCCAGCAATTACATACTGAACTCCCTCAATATCACTCACTCACGGCCCTTCAAGATCACACCCACCCAGCCCTCAAACACCACAGTTATGACTTTAGGAATTATCATATCCCTCCACAGCTCCAAAGCCGTCCTCGGTCTTCAGCACAGCATCATCACCAATGGGGTCTTCAAATCCGGACATCTCCGACACTACTGAATTCTGAGATTAGCCCATAATTTTTTTGGTATCAAAAGCAAATCCTTTTATTTTGACCAAATATTTCTTGTTTGTGTTTAATCTCCGTTACTGTATCGGGTCACTTGTATTTTGTTTGTATCTAATTACTGGTTGTGCGCCGTTAGTCTACGGACTTTGTAATCTATCTTTGCCACCCAAGACTGACTATCTTCAACGTCTCTCAGTCTGCCCGTACGGCGAAATTTATGGAAAACGCGCTAgagaaaaagaaaaagaaCGGACCAAAACTCTACTTCAAGTCGTCCCGTCAAACTATGAAGACACTAGACTAAAGACATCAACCAGAGTTCGCGAATTGGCAACCTGATCGTCAACGAAACCTCACACCAGCGCAAACCTTACAGCGATCGCAGCGATGCGAAAAGCCCTAGGGCTATTACTTATCATGATGATTTGCGATGATATTCCCAATTAGACGCCCGATGTCGGACGTGTTGTTCATGCGGTGTCAGTTACGCCCGAGTTGTGATCATCGCGTGTGGCGTTCAGACACACTCCACACCCACGAGGTGCATCCTGCGGTTTAAAAGCACGCCTGGATACTCGTGTAACGTGTATTCCGTGTTTTATAGGTTTCTGCTGAATCAAATGTGTATAATGTCTGATCCTTCAGGGTACTGAGATTCACATGGCGGTGTTAGGATACTGTGGACTGTGAGTACGATTCCATCGGCTCAAGGAAGAAGAGGTAGAGACAGCTTGAATTTTTGATACTATTATCATCTGTTATACTTGATGTGGACCATTCTCATCATGGAAAACACAATCATAAGATAAGGCCGTGTACGATCAGATCTCTTCGGCCCCAAAGTCAACACCAACGTGTTTCAAGGCGTCCATCACGACAAGTTTGTCAAAAGCTTGGCGGGAACAGTTTCATACGCCCGACGGAGCTTAGCCAAGAGGCGGAGCTGCTTTGAATAGCGGTGATGGTCTAAGACATGTGTCCGTGACCGATCTGTTGTCCAAGAGAGTTTTTGGAGAATCCATATGACTCTAAATGCATGCGCGACACTACTCATGCTCTATATGCTTTGAAGACAAAATCAAGAATTCATACCATGATAGCCACTTCAACGGTGGCATCTAGCGAACAAAACATGTAGATTGCGGCACAGTCAGTTGGTGTTGAACGCCTAGGGGGATCGGTTTCAGTCCTTTCGCGCCCCAATCGGACCACACTGCTTACGAATAACCTCACTTTTGAATCTCGACTGTCACACCATACACAGCTTATGGAAGTAACAGGCGTAAGCGAGAGCAAGTTTCAACCGCCAGTGGCACTAAGACAGTGTCGCTTTGCATCACTCACACTGCAGTCCATCGTTCTCCTCATCCGCCCCAATCAAGGCATTCTGTTTTCGACCGTTCTGTAGGTGATGGCGCACACTATTAAACTATGCCATCTTCCTCCCCCGCGCAAGTTCTACCCATCTTCACGTCCCCCAAGCCCGCGCGCAACAAATACCTCACTCTACCTCCCACTCCAATAGCTTCCCCGTCTCCCCAAAATGAAGCCCTTCACCGCACACTCATGGCTTCAATTCTGGTTCTACGGCTTATACCCCGCCTTGATGCTTACACTCTCCGCACTGGGTATCTTCGGTACCCTAGCACTATGGCCCTTCCGACCCAAACGTCCAGCGCCTCAATCATGTGAGACAATCAGGAGGTTAGTACATTTTCCCACCTACACCTTCATCATCCACATGTAAGAACAACCACTAAACCCAGCCCCAGGACCCGCAAACCCCACCATCCCCCCCCTCACAAAAACCCATACCCTCTCCTCCACACACACATCAACAGCCTCCCTCAAACCCTCCCTTCCCCTTCCCCACCACAACATCAACCCCGCACATTTCAAATCCATAGAATCGGAACCATCATACAACAAACATCCCGCGTTCCGCTACTCTTTCGTTCCCCCCCTCACCTTTCGGGGCCACAACACCGATACGCAGGCCGTCGTACCGTGCGTTGGAGGTAGAGGGCGAGAACACGGCGCCGATGCGTGTGAGGTCGCTAAGGCACTTTTTGTTGCCGCCGTCGTTGGTGAGGCGGAGTGGGgttgatggtgatggcgaTGGTGGGGGGAGGTTAGGCAAGTTGGTGGAGGATGAGAGGGGGTGTGAGATGGTTTAGGGGAGAGGAGGGTAGCTGTGGAGGGCTTGGGTACCTATTTGGGATTAGGTTTCTTTTGGTATAGTGGCGCGAATGTAGTGTGGTATCGTTTTTTTCTGTGTGGTAAATGGAGACTACGGGTTGTTTGTAGGTAGTGACTGACACAATAGCCAGGAATTGACTTTGGGGCTTTTTGTTTTAGTATAAAGCAACATCGCGCTACTTGCCCTGACACAAATCTGTTCGATTTGCAATTAATCTGCTCGATATTAGTGTTGAACCAGCAGTATGATATTATATTTTCCATATTCACCGAGACGAACAAATTCTTCACAGACTCCCATGAAAAAGATACGTTCATGTCGATACAAAATGCCATACATACATTGACAAGCCATCACATCCCTATATCATACACATCGTCATCAAATCATAAACCAACGATCAAAACACAACATCTAATTCCACAAGCTCCTATAATGCCCGAAAATATCTTCTACAAACATTCTAGCCCTCAAATATGTACACTCCCATCCCACCCTCTACCTCGAACCCACCCATCTAGCAGGTAAACGTCGGAGGACCAGGGTTCTTGTAACTTGTAGGAATCGGGTAATTGATATTAATCAAAATACCCGGATCCGTCGCACTATAAGCACCGGGGAAAGCCACCAAGTTGGTCGGCGTCTTGCTGCCACCACCCGTGACTTCAATCTGGGCGCAAGAAAGGTAGAATTGCGCACCGCCTCTTGTACCGGCAGTGTGTATCGCAATGTGCTCGTTGCGCATGAGGTATTTGCCTGGCGCGATGCACGAGGGGATGTTGATGTTGTAGTTTGCGGCGCCTGGGGTGGGTTGTGTTAGTAGATTGTCATTTTTGGCTCAGTGCTCAACCACGCATGTAAACCCCCAATAAAGAAAGACGAGAGGGGTAAAAGGCAACTCACTCAACCAAGTCAACTGACTCCCGAACTTTGGCTGTTCAGCATAAATCCTAAACCACACAGCACCGGTAGGATCCCAGGTGTTCACATCCTGACCTTCCGGCACCTTGGCGAGGTACGATTGGAAGGGGCCCGGGTGGTACGCATTTGGGTTTACGCTGACTTTGACTGAGGAGCCGGCGGCTACGCTGAGGGCGCCAGAGGTACCGGGGCGGAGCTGGTTGCAGCGGATGTCGGAGCTCGTGACGTCGCCGACGAAGCCGTTGTCTTGCCAGTTCTTGGCTTGGCGGACGTGAACCCAGGTGCCGTCGCCGTTGATGGAGGGTAGGGTGTCTGTAGGATGTTGGTTTTAGATGGAGTGTGATGGGGGAGTGTTGTTTTGGAGTGTAGTGAGGGGAGAAGGGAGGGGAGATGTACAGTGAGCACTAGCCAGTGTCGCACCAGCAGCGATGAGGAGAGCAGAAGTCTTCATCTTGAGCGTTGATATCCGGTCCTTTGGTAGATCGGCCAGATGTAAAGAATATGTATTTCGTATTCCCATCCCTCCTCACCCACATATATACCTCCCTTCCTTCCTCCCACACACACAACCACCGGCAATACGCACTCCACACCCGGCACTCTCGCCCCAACCACGCGGCCACGCCTCCATGCATGCCTCCTTCCTCTTCGTCCCCATACACAAAAAGAACGCAAGCCAGAACCCGCAAAAATATATATTACCACATATAGCCTCAATCTATCCGGCAACCAGTCTTGGCTCACGCTAGCGACGGATGCCGGTCCCGTCGCTAACAACACGACCAATGGAGATGCGTGCAGCCCTGGGTAGTACTATATTAGCTACGTCAATGCCGTAATGGGGTTTAATATGAGAGTGGTCACATGGGGTGTGCTGGCGATATTAGAAGGGTGGATGTGAGGATGTTTGGTCTGGGTTCTGGGGATTGGTAAGGCGGGTTGGGTTGACTTGGGTTCGGTCGGTCCTTTGGGGCAGGGTGATAGAGAGATGGGAGATAGAGGATAATGGGTGACGATCGAGATGCGATGCGACGGTAGGTAAATGAGGCTTGGTAGGCGTATTGGTAGATTAACGGATCGGGGATAGCAGTGGATGTGTCTGGGACAAGTTGTGGCTTTGTTAATATAGATGATATTGCGGAACGACGGGACATTGTAGGTATATGCCGAGGGACTATACTGTACTATACTACACACGCGCCTTCCGGACAAGGACGGGCCATGACGTAATGCAGGTTTGTTCTTTTGCATCACACATGGTCTTTGGCCTCGACCTCGCTATCATGTCTCCCACCTAATTTGTCGTTCGCGCCGGTTACAACTGCCAGGTCTTCATCCGCAGCAGCATCAAAGTTCTTGCCCCGGTACTCTGGTCCGATTGCCGTCAACAGGATAACGTATGCATAGACACAGCCCATGAAGATGCAAATGACAAGACCGTACTTGTACCGCTCCGTCTTTCCCTTTGGTGGTAGCGGGAATTGCTCGCCAATTGTGGCTTCAATTGTGGAGGAGGCCGAGGACGCAAGGTTACCGAGCTGATAACTTGTTCCGACGACAAAGGTACGGAAGGCGCCGGGTGAGAGTTCCATGAGGTGGATGGGAATGACGCCCCAGGCACCTTGGACGCAGAATTGTTGGAAGAAGGCCGCAGCTATGACGGCGTTGCTGGAGGTGAAGGTGTATGGGTAGAGGAGTGCGCCGCCGATGACACACATGACAATTATACATATGCGACGACCGAAGATGGAGGACGAATATCCAACGATAGTACCGCCGCACATGGCGCCTAGGTTGGCGACGACCTGAGTGACGGTGACCTGGTTAGGAGAGAAGTTGTACTGGTTGCTCAACATGGTGGGGTATAGATCCTGACTTCCATGCGACATGAAGTTGAAGCCAGCCATCAACAACACAAGGTACACAAGCACCATCCAGTGACGCTTCAGTGCGACCTTGCCCTCTTCAAAAAATACCTTGGCTGCGTTGGGCTCTTCTTCGCGGAGTCGCTTGCGCTCGAGGTAAGCTTTCGTTTCTGGGAGACAGAGACGGAAGAGGATAATTAGGACAGGGGGTCCGGCACCGAACCAGAAAAGTGGGCGCCATCCATGGCCGACGGTGTTGACAAAAGCGCGGGAGAAGACAGTGGCGAGAAGGTATCCAAAGGCATACCCTTGTTGTAGCATACCCGAGATGATACCACGGGCTTGTTCAGGGCAGTCTTCAAGGGCTAAAGAGGTCAGTCATTCATCTGACCCTGAGTAGAAGAATAAGACTTACCAGTAGCAGCAGCATTCCCATACAACCCACCCATAGCAATACCAAACAACGCCCTAACCGCCAAGAACTCTTTATACGTAGAGCAAAACCCCGTCCCTAACTCCAACACAATAAACAACAAATTATTAACAATAAACGGCCACTTCCTCCCATACCGATCGGCCGCCAAACCAAAGATGATACTACCCACGCTCCTCAGCATAAGCACCAGCGTGATACCCCACGTAATATTCGTCTTTGTCTTGCCAAACGTCTCAGCCAGATCCGACACAGTCAAGGAGACAGTGAAGAAGTCAAACGCATCCCACGTCCAAGCGAAAAAGGCGACAAGGAAGAAAAGCCATTGCTGCAGGTTCAACATGCGGAGCAGAGCAATCGGATTAGCCACCTTGTCGTGTGCGGGTTTGAGCGTCGGAATGCGCGTTGCGATGTAGCGACCAGCCGACATCTTGTGATGGGTAGGGGGATGAACGTATTCACGCTCCTCAGCGCCATCGTACTTATCCGCCATGACTGCggaggaagagaaggaaaGGAGGGGGCAAGGATAATTGTGAGAAGTGGCTGGTAGCCAGGAGTCCGATTCAGTGTACCGTGATGTTCGTCTTCCAAAGAGCAACCGGATGGATAGATGCAACCGCGCCTGCAACAGACACACCCTTCTCACCTCGGAGGGAGGGCTCTGCCACCGCTATTTAAACCACACACATACTCTAACCCACCTCTCCAACCTGTCCATTCTGCCAACAATACCGTGCAGCCCACACAACAGCATGACATTGCGCTAACCCCGCATGTCAGCTCGTGAACCAATAGCTCCCCCGCAAGGGCCCGTAGAAGGCTGCGGGGGCCGGCACCGCAGACCCCAGCTTGGTTAGTCAAGACACCACATAAGCCGTGCTAAGCGTAGCTAAGAGTCGCTTGGCTGGATGAGAAACGGGGATAAAAGCCTTTCCAGGGCTTGTCAAGGGTGGGACGGCAAAAGCTTGGTTGGGTTGGCGAGTCGTGCGCACATGCACATGTGCGACGGAGTGGACGGGTTACTGGATTTGGATACTGCATGGTGTGCTGATGTCATGAAGACTGTATTTCGATACAGCGTACAGGTTTGTTAGCATATCAGCCAGCGCGCGTTTCAACGAAAGACTGAAGCCGTGAAGGCGATCTACAATACGACATCCATCCCCACACTGGGGTATCCAGGTCCTACTCCTGCTCCCCGCCTCGGGCTTCCTCGGACGTAATCTCACGACAGACAGCTCGACCAACACGTCTTCGGGCACAGAAATATCCCCCGCCCAACCCCACAGTGACATGCCATGCACATACTATGCGCGCACTCGATACGAAGACTGAATCAGCAAACCTCTGAATCATGACATATCCCTGCCACACGTGAAGACCCAGAAAAATATCCCGCTTGTGTATAGACACACTATCGTGAGTTCTCGTTCGTGGCGCAAGCTAGCAAGACGGAATATTTGTAGCCGCTGCAGTGCATCGCGGTGCGGCGCAAATCAGTACCGGTTGTCATCGAAAATCTCCGGGTCAACCATCTTATCTATACCGCGATCATCAACTTGCGCGAAATCAAGCAGGCAAATACCGGCACTGAGCCTCAAAGCCTAGGTGAACATCCCGTATGTACAACGAATCCAATCGGTGAGGTTGCCAGACAGACGGGCCGCTCCCCATGCTACCAGCGACAGCCGTTGTATCCGTACGAGCCTCAACTCCCCGCATGCATGCCGAGTCTCGTATTCCATGTCCTGCCGTACGTATCACTGCAGTCCACATTCTCACGTGTGAATATAAGTCTTGCCTTGCGTATAAATTCTACAACACACGCCAAGGCGTAAGAATGACATACATACATGACATGATATGACAAGCACAAGCAAATATCCCATGATAGTAAAAATACGAAGCGCTTACAACGCCGACGCCTTCACCCAATGCAGATATGCATGCTCAATGCTATCATCGCCACGTGGCAGCAGTGGCTGAAATAGGAAATATCATGACTTTGGATTTCGTATCGTATCAGCATACCAATCATGTCGTGCTAGAAACGGCTCTGGAGCTCTCCGCCGAGTCGACCTGCCACTCCTCTTGCAGGCGTTCCAGCTCCGTTAGGCGGAGCGCTTCCTCTACGCTGGAGACGAAATGGTGCTTTCCACCGCACATTTCGACGATGCCACTCTTGTCGAAGAGTTGGAAGACGGGGCTTGATTCTTTGGGCACCCTACAGAAGAAGACTCGGA includes these proteins:
- a CDS encoding alpha-amylase A type-3 precursor encodes the protein MLLLNRLATVLFSITSVVNAADTAAWKSRSIYFVLTDRIARSSSDAGGSACSNLGNYCGGTFKGLQAKLDYIQGLGFDSIWITPVVSNKAAGYHGYWAEDLYKINSNYGTAADLKSLTAAAHAKGMYVMVDVVANHMGPGAVTANQPAPLNLSSTYHTPCAIDYSNQNSVEVCEIAGLPDINTSLTSVRDTFKTWISYLVKEYSFDGVRIDTVKHVEKDFWPGFAAAAGVYSIGEVFDGNPDYLAQYAKLMPGLLNYAVYYPMNNFYQQKGSSQALVDMMNTVSSTFPDPAALGTFLDNHDNKRWLAVKNDKTLLTNCLAYVILARGIPIVYYGTEQGYAGGDDPANREDLWRSSFSTNTDMYQNIKKLTAARKSAGGLGGNDHVHLYVAATAYAWSRAGGNLVVLTTNSGSTSNAQHCFNTQKANGRWIDVYGSQGTVTADGSGNICVNVKNGNPVVLLASSGTPTTGTTLTTRTATGVATGCPTTVSVTFTDRVVTVPGDTIKMTGNTAQLGNWTPANGLTLSAASYTSSNPIWTITVPLAAGSTIQYKFAKISSGGTTSWENDPNRSYTAPKCQASDSVNTTFQ
- a CDS encoding Glyco-hydro-61 multi-domain protein; this encodes MKTSALLIAAGATLASAHYTLPSINGDGTWVHVRQAKNWQDNGFVGDVTSSDIRCNQLRPGTSGALSVAAGSSVKVSVNPNAYHPGPFQSYLAKVPEGQDVNTWDPTGAVWFRIYAEQPKFGSQLTWLSAANYNINIPSCIAPGKYLMRNEHIAIHTAGTRGGAQFYLSCAQIEVTGGGSKTPTNLVAFPGAYSATDPGILININYPIPTSYKNPGPPTFTC
- a CDS encoding AraJ, Arabinose efflux permease, which codes for MADKYDGAEEREYVHPPTHHKMSAGRYIATRIPTLKPAHDKVANPIALLRMLNLQQWLFFLVAFFAWTWDAFDFFTVSLTVSDLAETFGKTKTNITWGITLVLMLRSVGSIIFGLAADRYGRKWPFIVNNLLFIVLELGTGFCSTYKEFLAVRALFGIAMGGLYGNAAATALEDCPEQARGIISGMLQQGYAFGYLLATVFSRAFVNTVGHGWRPLFWFGAGPPVLIILFRLCLPETKAYLERKRLREEEPNAAKVFFEEGKVALKRHWMVLVYLVLLMAGFNFMSHGSQDLYPTMLSNQYNFSPNQVTVTQVVANLGAMCGGTIVGYSSSIFGRRICIIVMCVIGGALLYPYTFTSSNAVIAAAFFQQFCVQGAWGVIPIHLMELSPGAFRTFVVGTSYQLGNLASSASSTIEATIGEQFPLPPKGKTERYKYGLVICIFMGCVYAYVILLTAIGPEYRGKNFDAAADEDLAVVTGANDKLGGRHDSEVEAKDHV